Proteins from one Microtus pennsylvanicus isolate mMicPen1 chromosome 7, mMicPen1.hap1, whole genome shotgun sequence genomic window:
- the Mcl1 gene encoding induced myeloid leukemia cell differentiation protein Mcl-1 isoform X1, with amino-acid sequence MFGLRKNAVIGLNLYCGGASLGAAGGSPAGARLMAEEAKARREGGGEAALLPGARVVARPPPVGAEDPDVTASPERRLLRAPGLLAVPRGELAAPAAAIMPGEEELDGCEPEALGKRPAVLPLRERGNPAAADGSLPSTPPSAEEEEEDELYRQSLEIISRYLREQAAGAKDAKPLGEAGASGRRALETLRRVGDGVQRNHETAFQGMLRKLDIKNEDDVKSFSRVMVHVFKDGVTNWGRIVTLISFGAYVAKHLKSINQENCIEPLAESITDVLVRSKRDWLVKQRGWDGFVEFFHVQDLEGGIRNVLLAFAGVAGVGAGLAYLIR; translated from the exons ATGTTTGGCCTGCGGAAAAACGCGGTGATCGGCCTGAACCTGTACTGCGGCGGCGCCAGCCTCGGCGCGGCCGGCGGTTCTCCGGCGGGGGCGCGCCTGATGGCCGAGGAGGCCAAGGCGCGGCgcgaggggggaggggaggccgcCCTGCTGCCCGGCGCGCGGGTGGTCGCTCGGCCGCCGCCCGTGGGCGCGGAGGACCCCGACGTCACCGCGTCGCCCGAGAGGCGGCTGCTGCGGGCGCCCGGCCTCCTGGCCGTGCCGCGGGGGGAGCTGGCCGCGCCGGCCGCCGCCATCATGCCCGGTGAGGAGGAGCTGGACGGCTGCGAGCCCGAGGCGCTCGGCAAGCGGCCGGCCGTGCTGCCCCTGCGGGAGCGCGGGAACCCGGCGGCCGCCGACGGCTCGCTGCCCTCCACGCCGCCGTCggccgaggaggaggaggaggacgagctGTACCGCCAGTCGCTGGAGATCATCTCGCGCTACCTGCGGGAGCAGGCGGCCGGCGCCAAGGACGCGAAGCCGCTGGGCGAGGCTGGCGCCTCGGGCCGGAGGGCGCTGGAGACCCTGCGGCGCGTGGGCGACGGGGTGCAGCGCAACCACGAGACGGCCTTCCAGG GCATGCTTCGGAAACTGGACATTAAAAACGAAGACGATGTCAAATCTTTTTCTCGAGTGATGGTCCATGTTTTCAAAGATGGCGTAACAAACTGGGGCAGGATTGTGACTCTTATTTCTTTCGGTGCCTATGTGGCCAAACATTTGAAGAGCATAAACCAGGAAAACTGCATCGAACCATTAGCAGAAAGTATCACAGATGTTCTTGTCCGATCAAAACGGGACTGGCTTGTCAAACAAAGAGGCTGG gaTGGGTTTGTGGAGTTCTTCCACGTGCAGGACCTAGAAGGCGGCATCAGAAATGTGCTGCTGGCCTTCGCGGGTGTGGCTGGAGTGGGGGCTGGGCTGGCCTATCTGATAAGATAG
- the Mcl1 gene encoding induced myeloid leukemia cell differentiation protein Mcl-1 isoform X2 produces MFGLRKNAVIGLNLYCGGASLGAAGGSPAGARLMAEEAKARREGGGEAALLPGARVVARPPPVGAEDPDVTASPERRLLRAPGLLAVPRGELAAPAAAIMPGEEELDGCEPEALGKRPAVLPLRERGNPAAADGSLPSTPPSAEEEEEDELYRQSLEIISRYLREQAAGAKDAKPLGEAGASGRRALETLRRVGDGVQRNHETAFQGWVCGVLPRAGPRRRHQKCAAGLRGCGWSGGWAGLSDKIALGVLGVS; encoded by the exons ATGTTTGGCCTGCGGAAAAACGCGGTGATCGGCCTGAACCTGTACTGCGGCGGCGCCAGCCTCGGCGCGGCCGGCGGTTCTCCGGCGGGGGCGCGCCTGATGGCCGAGGAGGCCAAGGCGCGGCgcgaggggggaggggaggccgcCCTGCTGCCCGGCGCGCGGGTGGTCGCTCGGCCGCCGCCCGTGGGCGCGGAGGACCCCGACGTCACCGCGTCGCCCGAGAGGCGGCTGCTGCGGGCGCCCGGCCTCCTGGCCGTGCCGCGGGGGGAGCTGGCCGCGCCGGCCGCCGCCATCATGCCCGGTGAGGAGGAGCTGGACGGCTGCGAGCCCGAGGCGCTCGGCAAGCGGCCGGCCGTGCTGCCCCTGCGGGAGCGCGGGAACCCGGCGGCCGCCGACGGCTCGCTGCCCTCCACGCCGCCGTCggccgaggaggaggaggaggacgagctGTACCGCCAGTCGCTGGAGATCATCTCGCGCTACCTGCGGGAGCAGGCGGCCGGCGCCAAGGACGCGAAGCCGCTGGGCGAGGCTGGCGCCTCGGGCCGGAGGGCGCTGGAGACCCTGCGGCGCGTGGGCGACGGGGTGCAGCGCAACCACGAGACGGCCTTCCAGG gaTGGGTTTGTGGAGTTCTTCCACGTGCAGGACCTAGAAGGCGGCATCAGAAATGTGCTGCTGGCCTTCGCGGGTGTGGCTGGAGTGGGGGCTGGGCTGGCCTATCTGATAAGATAGCCTTGGGAGTGCTAGGTGTCTCTTAA